In Rhodamnia argentea isolate NSW1041297 chromosome 1, ASM2092103v1, whole genome shotgun sequence, the genomic window ttttgacacttacaGTATACTTAAGCCGTATctctatcatttttttctttttcatgtaatAGAATAGTGCTTTGGCACACAAGTGTTGAAACCACATCAGTTTGCACCAAAGCCGCCTTTTACTCCTATATCCACAACTTTATCCGGGACACGTGCTCGCAACACAAGATTTACTTCCCTTTTATTTCTATGCAGAGAAACTTCTGTTATTATTATCAAACCACgctttcatctaacaacttaagtttttagagcGGTTGATGATAGTCTCACAAAATTTTACCTAATATCGTAGCTGGAAGTCCTGAATTCGAATCATTCCAAGCCtcaaatatttccacgcttagtgctaggcgaaaaaaaaaaaaaaccagactaAGCATGAGAGGGAGTAATAGAAGAATCGAGTATTAAGTTACGCCtttatctaatagcttaaacttttagaacagttgacgataattccacaaaatctcatagTGGCAATCGAAATTACCAACGTGGAAAATATTGGGTCCGACTTATGATTACGTTTCCATTTCTTGATTATGCCTTTTGGGAaggttttaaaaatttattgtaccaattgaaaatttcaaaactctGTTTCACTCTCtagaaaagatttaggaatcgAGTTGCgccaacaagaaaaaaaaaaaaaatttagaagcaAGCAGAGTAAATTGCAATCCATATATACGATTCTAAAGATGACTCTACTAGACATGCTTCTTGATGCTCTTTGATCCATCAATGATTCTTTTGCAGGATAATTAAAAGAATAGTATTTTATCAATGTCTCTACTTGCGGTGGCCCAATTGTAGTTTTTCCTTTGTGGGGTTTTGGTACAGGTGTCGGGGATATGATCAGGGTGAGTTGGGTAGTTCAGATTGCACTCAGCATGAGCAAAAAGCATTGATCCAATTAGAAAAGGACTCTGGCCTGATCAAAGGAAATTATCTAAGAGTTTAACAATCAATGACAGGataaaatccccaaaatctaTAATTTCATGGaggtgattgctcaattactTTATCTTTATTTATAATTCGCAAAAGTATACCTGCTTTTTGGTTGAGAGGAGTATACGATCTTCTGAGTGTTGGTACCACCACCAAGGTGATATTGTTCTTTACGTGCGTATAACAAAAATGAACTCATAAAAGCTTGCTCGAAAATTGATGTTTTCACTTCCACAACTTGACACATTGAAGCTAATATGATTCATTCGAAACTTTTGAGTCGTATATTCGAAGTCTACCAAATTATTTGGTTCTCCCTCATAAACGTGGTTGCGTGCACATAGAAAGCAGAAAACATTTGTTGAATCACGACTGACGTGCTATAGACTTGATCAATTATGTTGTCTAATTGACATTTATTCAAACCGACTGTATCTTTTTTCAACACTCTTACCTCCGATTTGCTTGTTTCTCCTTGTGTCAAGATTACATGATGGATTCCATGCACAAAATACCTATTTGAGATGCTTAAATTATTGTGATTTGTCCACTCATATATCAATTAGGTAGTGGGGAGGCGCTGGATCATGGAAATATACATATTAACGATTTATTACATTAAGAAACATTGTGCTTCGGTTTTCATTTGCTTCCGAATGTACAACCCTCACTAATCTagcatttcctttttctaatcTTCGATGCTTACAGCAATAAACTGGCAATGGCGGAAGCCACCAGGGCAGCTTTGCGCACGTAATCATTCGAGTCCGATAGTGCTGACTTTGAACCTCCGAAGCCCGCTTCGCACTCCAATGCATCGTTTGCCGCAGCGTTCATGTACTCCACGGTGAACTTGTAGTCCCCTTTCATCAAACCTTCCTTGCTCGGGGGCACCATAGCGCTTATGATGATTCTGTACGAGTGCTCGCAAGAGGACAGCGCCAGCTTCGTCATCGGGTGGGGGACTTTGCCGCGCAAGTACTTGATTCTGGTCAAAATCGACTTGGCGTGCCCTCGGACCTGGTCAACCATGATTAGGCCTAGGGTTTTGGTGTCCGCGGTCGAGCTCCGGGGGTCGACCCTGAGAGCCGCGGCACAGAAGACGGGGTACGGTGTCCTGTTGCACGTGGAGCCGACGAGGTCAGCGGATGTGAATGGCAGGACGGCGATGAGAAGAATTTGAGCGAACGGTGGAAGTAGGAAGAGGATTGGAGTCTTCATATTGCTGGAGTTTCTCTTTGAAAGAGATGATGATGCTGGCGAGGTTTTGGAAGAGGATCGCAAGGAATGGAATTCTTTTGGAGGAGAAGTGCGGGCTAGTTGATCCTTTAAATAGAGGCGGTGATTGCTTCCTTTAAGTAGTGTTTGATACTTTCTATATTGAAAGCCACACGTCTGCTGAAACATGGAAATTACTTTGCCACACACGTCGGGAAAATTTAAGGTGATGCCCTCAAAATGTCCTTTTAACTTTCACTTGACACAAAAATAGATGAAATCATGCAAAAATGGATAAGTACTTAAATTCACTtataaaactttgaaaaaaaaatgtaatcatgTTCTAGAGTTTGCCAAATCGATGTAATCAAGTTCCTCCGTTAATTATATATGTTAAgtttgacaaatgaaaaaagttgacgtggctttttatcattttctctcttctacgtGAAATTAACTTTGACTACTAAAGCATGAAGTTTGGGACTAAAACAGCACTGTTTTAGTCcgaatcctaatttttttatccgaaATCTTGCTTAAATTatgttaacaaagtaaaaaaatggcaaaaagttcaaaaaaaaaaaaaattgaacaaagtCTGAAagacgaaaaaaataaagaaaagccaCGGGCAAGCCCTCACCTGGAGGTGGTGAAGGGTTAGGATCGAGTGGCATTGTCGCCCCCGACGATGGCCGGTGACGGTCGTCAATCACATGCCGGGGCTTGTAGGACCTAACCCAGATTTGGATCACGATGGCTAGATACGAGCTCAAATGGGAGAGGGATATCCGACCCACTCGTGCGTGCTGTGAGAGAATCCCTTGAAGCTGAACACCGAGTTCTTCAAGTGATATGCCGATGAGGGTGGGGAGTCTCGCGTCCGCCGGTGCCTCAAGGACATGAGAAAGGTGTTCAGGGACGAGGAAGTGGATTACTTCGGTTCGGTAGCCCATTCAACGTGGGGTTTACGAGGCAGATTTCAGGTGAGGCAATCGGCCGTCGGGGATACCAGAACATGGTGCTCCTAATCAAGACGAGGAGAGGGGACAGGATTGAGACGCAGGTTAGTTTGGCTTAGGAGGACGTAGCCGTGGTCGAGCGTGACAGGGAGCTTCTCTCGAACATTTTTGTCAAGTCGAGCCCTCTCGAGCTCTACAAATGATTAGGGACAATCTATTACAGGATAGAtttggaatttggaacctaTCCTGTGAGAACCAGTTCCCAGATTTTGAACCCGAAACCTATTATGTTTGTCCCGAAATTGATTTTAGAACATACCTTAGTTTTCATGATCCGGTTTGAGGGTCTACCTGGAAACTTGTTTTCCTTTAGTTCCCTTTtctagtttcatttttttttttcagcaaaacATATGAGCAATAAATCGATTCAAAATCAAAGATGAACAACATAAATCCTTATCTACCAAAATCCACAATCCATAAGATGAACATATAGCCACCTAcaattataaacaataaaaaaaaaatcaaacaagtaACATTGAACATTAACTTTATCCATAATGAGAGAATAAGttttaatatttataaatagagctcaagtccctcatCTAAACTCTAATGTTCACATAACCTCATATCAAGAGTCGTCGGAAGCCATACGTGAGGAGGCCATCTCATTGAAGCTAGTGATAAAGGGGGTTCATAGgagagaagctcttgagcattggatcgtcgcaaattccacatcaagaaaaatggatCCGAAATAAGGTGTTTCAATTCTTCTACTTTATGAAACAATGATTCACATATCTATACGTGTTATTCTTGGGTTGCTGCATAAGGATCAAAATCGCAGCTTACAACATAATCGACTTTGGGTGGAAGGTATTAAATTCCAACGATACAGGTACTAATCACagaatttcatcaaacaaaaagtacactttcattaaaaaaaaaaaaaccattatgGGTCAGTTTTTATTTTGCTTCCGAGCTAAACATTTCCTCTGCAACCGTTATTAACTTAACAAATCATTTATCGGATCTTCAGTGCTCACCGCAATGAACCAGCAATGGCGGAAGCCACCATGGCCGCCTTGTGCTCAAAATCGTTCAAGCCCGATATTGGCAACTTCGAGCCTCCAAAGTCCGCTTCGCACCTGGACACACTAGTCGCCGCGCCGCTCATGGAGACCTCGGCAAACTTGTAGCCACCTTCCGTCGAACTTTCCTTGGTGGGCGCCACCGAGGTTGTGATGATTTCGTGCGACTTCTCGCAAGAGGTCAATGCTTGCTTCGTCCTTGGGTCGGGGGATTGGCCTAGCAAGCTCCCAATTCCTGCCAGAGTCGCCTTGGCAATCTGGTCGACCTTTTCAACCATGATTATGCCTAGGGTTTTGGCGTCCGCGGCGGAGCTCCTCGGGTCGGGGCTGAGAGCGGTGAAGCAGAAGTCGGGGTCTGGCGTATTCTTGCACGTGTCATTGACAAGATCGGCGGATGCGAACGGGAGGAAGGTGATGAGAAGAAGTTGAGTGAACGAGAGATGTGTCAAGAGCATTCGAGTCTTCATGCTAGTGGAGTTTGTTTTTGGAGGAGACGATGATGCTGATGACGTTTTGAGAGAGGATTGCAAGGAAACGAACTCTGTCGGTGGAGAATCGATCCTTTAAATCGAGGTTGAGATTGCTTCCTCCGATGGAAGAAATGGATTAGGGTTTGATAATTTCTATCTTGATGGCCATGTCCTTTTAAGACTTACGACAGCACCATTTAAAGACAACGCTCCTATAGTGACGATAGCGAGGCTTTAACGAGGTGCTCCGGCCACATGGCGCCTCGTGATCTCTCTCCATCCGCTACTCCATTTGGCAATTTTATAACTTTAGGACAATCCCACCAGTATGGACAAGAAAGCTCAAGAGTTGTCCACCCTTGACTTAGACAattttttgtttacaaaatttgtGTAAAAAGTTACCTACCTATGATATCACtgctaatttaattattaatattttaatttaatcaatttagttctaaatcttttgacgatttatcaatttgatttttccgatcaattttgatcgaaaattgcagacgtggacaattttttgcatttttttcccctcttgtccttttatcttctctcttcttttatgtTTCTTCTTATTCCTATTTTCCTTTGCCAATGAACGGCCACAGGCGAGAGCCGCCGAGGCCTAGCGACCGACagagagaaataagaaaaacaaaaaacgtaAAACGAAAGAACatataaggaaaagaaagaaaaatttggaaaatttacaaaaatcgtCCTCATCAGCAGCGATTTTGCCATACGGATGGTTGACGCTTACTAGAATGCTACAACGGcgattccgatcaaaattagccga contains:
- the LOC115747744 gene encoding cell wall / vacuolar inhibitor of fructosidase 1-like, yielding MKTPILFLLPPFAQILLIAVLPFTSADLVGSTCNRTPYPVFCAAALRVDPRSSTADTKTLGLIMVDQVRGHAKSILTRIKYLRGKVPHPMTKLALSSCEHSYRIIISAMVPPSKEGLMKGDYKFTVEYMNAAANDALECEAGFGGSKSALSDSNDYVRKAALVASAIASLLL
- the LOC115747743 gene encoding cell wall / vacuolar inhibitor of fructosidase 1-like, which codes for MKTRMLLTHLSFTQLLLITFLPFASADLVNDTCKNTPDPDFCFTALSPDPRSSAADAKTLGIIMVEKVDQIAKATLAGIGSLLGQSPDPRTKQALTSCEKSHEIITTSVAPTKESSTEGGYKFAEVSMSGAATSVSRCEADFGGSKLPISGLNDFEHKAAMVASAIAGSLR